One Catillopecten margaritatus gill symbiont DNA window includes the following coding sequences:
- the yfiC gene encoding tRNA1(Val) (adenine(37)-N6)-methyltransferase, producing MLFEFKNDIACFQRDFLGVKPLKARKTLGQFFTRPTVSDYMASLLNNPKSETIRILDAGAGTGILTTSTALHYLNNGYKTIHAVLYELDSEAFVNLERTLEKVRNIFQLKQANFTYEIYCEDFVLSRPDKNKSIQPFDVSVINPPYFKYSAKESPYAKAVADLYQGDPNIYASFMAVVLACLKDKGQMVTITPRSFTNGLYFKGFRTYLLSQSSLNLIHIFKHRNKVFNTNESSVLQENIICHFVKGSLTEDVTIRSSDCDETINSAEEEIYPINLIVDDSNNLQLIRIPESASEANILNQAETLKSTFQNAGYFISTGRVVEHRTREYITKETNTENTVPLYRPHNITPLTATWTGEHKKEVSFALNEGHNKHTINNQTYLLLKRFSSKDEKRRLVAGIHFENEHSCKLIGFGNKTNYIGVINSKLSIVEAYGLSAIFNSLFMDKYFRCISGNTQVNATEIRVMKFPERSQVKEIGRKIQQLKNYNTTEIDLIVNPILGLMNST from the coding sequence GTGCTTTTTGAGTTTAAAAATGACATTGCTTGTTTTCAAAGAGACTTCCTTGGGGTAAAGCCCTTGAAGGCCAGAAAAACTTTAGGGCAATTTTTTACTAGACCGACTGTTTCAGACTATATGGCATCATTGCTGAATAATCCTAAAAGTGAAACAATTAGAATTTTAGATGCTGGTGCGGGTACAGGTATATTAACTACATCTACAGCCTTACATTACTTAAATAACGGTTATAAAACAATTCATGCGGTGCTATATGAATTGGATAGTGAAGCTTTTGTCAATCTTGAGCGAACTCTAGAAAAGGTTCGTAATATATTTCAATTAAAACAAGCAAACTTCACATATGAGATTTATTGTGAAGATTTTGTACTTTCCAGACCTGATAAAAATAAAAGTATTCAGCCTTTTGATGTCTCTGTAATTAACCCTCCTTACTTTAAATACAGCGCTAAAGAATCCCCATATGCAAAAGCTGTAGCTGATTTATATCAAGGAGACCCGAATATATACGCTTCATTTATGGCTGTTGTATTGGCTTGCTTAAAGGACAAGGGGCAAATGGTAACGATCACTCCTCGTAGTTTTACAAACGGGCTTTATTTTAAAGGCTTTCGTACTTATTTGTTAAGTCAGTCGTCATTAAACTTAATTCATATTTTTAAACATAGAAATAAAGTATTTAATACTAATGAGTCATCGGTGCTTCAAGAAAATATTATATGTCACTTTGTAAAAGGAAGCTTAACAGAGGATGTTACCATTCGCTCAAGCGATTGTGATGAAACAATTAATAGTGCTGAGGAGGAAATCTATCCAATAAATCTAATTGTTGATGATTCAAACAACTTACAGCTTATTCGTATTCCTGAGTCAGCTAGTGAGGCAAACATCTTAAATCAAGCTGAAACCTTAAAAAGTACATTTCAAAATGCAGGATATTTTATTTCAACTGGGCGTGTGGTCGAACACCGTACTAGAGAGTACATTACTAAAGAAACTAATACAGAAAACACAGTCCCACTTTATCGCCCCCATAATATAACGCCATTAACTGCAACTTGGACGGGCGAACATAAAAAAGAAGTATCCTTCGCCCTTAACGAGGGGCATAATAAGCATACAATTAACAATCAAACCTACTTATTACTAAAACGTTTTTCATCAAAAGATGAAAAACGTAGGTTGGTTGCTGGAATTCATTTTGAAAACGAACATTCTTGTAAATTAATTGGTTTTGGTAATAAAACTAATTATATTGGAGTTATAAATAGCAAATTATCTATAGTTGAAGCCTATGGTCTCTCAGCCATCTTCAACTCATTATTCATGGATAAGTATTTCAGGTGTATATCAGGAAATACACAAGTAAATGCTACTGAAATTAGGGTTATGAAGTTCCCCGAACGTAGCCAAGTAAAAGAGATTGGTAGAAAAATACAACAATTAAAAAATTATAACACAACAGAAATTGATTTAATTGTGAACCCAATTCTTGGTTTAATGAATTCAACATAA
- the pknD gene encoding Serine/threonine-protein kinase PknD, with amino-acid sequence MKALKLTINSHSIAGIKPENQDNCAYYIPDDQALEYKGITSVMADGVSASARAKEASSCCVKSFLSDYYSTPDSWSTEHSAVKVISALNNWLYSQSVRDGEESSMLSTLSVLIAKSNTVHIFHVGDSRIYRYRSGVLEQLTKDHVLNVNKQKAYLSRAIGFDLKVSVDYQTFDMHPQDLFLLTTDGVHDVLDKDTLQGYLSQKMSCEALVKKALEAGSEDNISAMICQVEQLPEKNLDEAFDELTQKPVPPDLEKGMKINGFEIDSLLVSSVKIQLYLAKNIDTGELVALKTPSVNFEDNAQYLQYFMYEQWVGQRIQSPNVVKIHKSNAHDKFLAYAMEYIKGQTLREWMDENPSPDMGVVLSIVKQIISGIRAFHRQEMLHCDLKPENIMIDEIGQVKLIDFGAARIAGVAELLSPIDISHNQGSQGYTAPEVILQNEVSQASDQFSLGAIVYEMLAGCVPYEDKLDRNLSDKKLDKMTYDSILKHDPHVPIWIDGAVQKACCLNKAERYEVLSEFLYDLSHPNQALFTAKEGVKPEVLLKKYRLLIALSFALNIVLLLLLVR; translated from the coding sequence ATGAAAGCACTAAAACTCACCATTAATTCTCACTCTATCGCAGGTATCAAACCTGAAAATCAAGATAATTGTGCCTATTACATACCCGATGACCAAGCGTTAGAATACAAGGGCATCACCAGCGTAATGGCGGATGGCGTCAGTGCATCGGCGAGGGCAAAAGAAGCCAGTAGTTGTTGTGTCAAGAGTTTTTTGAGTGATTATTATTCCACGCCCGATTCTTGGAGCACCGAGCATTCAGCGGTAAAAGTAATTTCGGCGTTGAATAATTGGCTATATTCGCAATCTGTGCGCGATGGTGAAGAATCTTCAATGTTGTCAACACTCAGTGTTTTGATTGCAAAATCAAATACGGTGCATATTTTCCATGTCGGTGATTCACGGATTTATCGCTATCGTAGCGGCGTTTTAGAGCAATTGACCAAAGACCATGTGCTGAATGTTAACAAGCAAAAAGCGTATTTATCAAGGGCAATTGGCTTTGATTTAAAAGTCAGCGTTGATTATCAAACCTTTGATATGCACCCGCAGGATTTATTTTTATTGACCACGGATGGCGTGCATGATGTTTTGGACAAAGACACTTTACAAGGGTATTTAAGTCAAAAAATGTCTTGTGAAGCGTTAGTAAAAAAGGCGTTGGAAGCAGGTTCTGAGGATAATATTTCAGCGATGATTTGTCAGGTTGAGCAATTGCCTGAGAAGAATTTGGATGAGGCTTTTGATGAATTAACCCAAAAACCCGTCCCCCCTGATTTAGAAAAAGGCATGAAAATTAACGGTTTTGAGATAGACTCGCTGTTGGTGTCTAGTGTCAAAATTCAACTCTATTTGGCAAAAAATATTGATACAGGTGAGTTGGTTGCACTCAAAACCCCATCGGTTAATTTTGAAGACAATGCCCAGTATTTGCAGTATTTTATGTATGAACAATGGGTTGGGCAACGCATTCAAAGCCCAAATGTGGTTAAAATTCATAAGTCAAATGCACACGATAAATTCCTTGCTTATGCGATGGAATATATCAAAGGACAGACGCTACGAGAGTGGATGGATGAAAATCCATCGCCAGATATGGGTGTGGTTTTGAGTATCGTTAAGCAGATTATTAGCGGTATTCGTGCGTTTCACAGGCAAGAAATGTTGCATTGTGATTTGAAGCCAGAAAACATTATGATTGACGAAATAGGGCAAGTAAAACTGATTGATTTTGGCGCAGCACGCATCGCAGGTGTGGCAGAATTACTCAGCCCGATTGACATCAGTCATAATCAAGGCTCGCAAGGCTACACTGCCCCCGAAGTGATTTTACAAAATGAAGTATCGCAAGCATCAGACCAGTTTAGTTTGGGTGCGATTGTGTATGAAATGTTGGCAGGGTGTGTGCCTTATGAGGATAAATTAGACAGAAATTTGAGCGATAAAAAACTGGATAAAATGACCTATGATTCCATTTTAAAACACGACCCTCATGTACCGATTTGGATTGATGGGGCAGTGCAAAAAGCCTGTTGTTTAAATAAGGCAGAACGCTACGAAGTATTGAGTGAATTTTTGTATGATTTATCACATCCAAATCAGGCGTTATTCACCGCAAAAGAAGGGGTAAAACCTGAGGTATTGTTGAAAAAATATCGTTTATTAATTGCTTTGTCATTTGCACTTAATATTGTATTGTTATTATTACTGGTTCGTTAG
- the mobA gene encoding Molybdenum cofactor guanylyltransferase: MQTIKTQQITAVILAGGRSRRMNNQDKGLIKFNQKPLVQHIIEAFENEVGTVLINANRNQAQYQKFTKNPIISDDMEDFQGPLAGFAKAMKISKTPYLLVLPCDCPMVGKELLQDLKMALIDSKMDISVAHDGDRLQPTFALLKTSLLDNLLQYLQKNNRKIDLWYQQNKTIEVDFSKHKKKFININTPCDYASVTQPSKIQNTPILGFSAFSGTGKTKLITQLIEQLKQKNIRIALVKHTHHDFEIDHPGKDSYECYHAGASQVLISSAKHFALVSRYQQQESDLSSLLTQLDLTQLDLILVEGFKYENIKKIELQRIELKHPSLFENDDNIIAIASNQTKIEGNMLMLDINNIEKISDFILAYAHL, from the coding sequence ATGCAGACAATTAAAACTCAACAAATAACCGCTGTCATTCTTGCGGGCGGTCGTTCAAGGCGTATGAATAACCAAGATAAGGGTTTGATAAAATTCAATCAGAAGCCACTTGTTCAGCACATTATTGAGGCTTTTGAAAATGAAGTTGGCACCGTCTTAATTAACGCTAATCGCAACCAAGCTCAATATCAAAAATTTACTAAAAATCCAATTATTAGCGATGATATGGAGGATTTTCAAGGTCCTTTAGCGGGCTTTGCAAAAGCCATGAAAATCAGTAAAACACCTTATTTATTAGTGCTTCCATGTGATTGCCCAATGGTTGGAAAGGAGTTATTGCAAGATTTAAAAATGGCGCTTATTGATTCAAAAATGGACATCAGTGTCGCGCACGATGGAGACAGGCTGCAACCCACTTTTGCTTTATTGAAAACCAGTTTATTAGATAATTTATTACAGTATTTACAGAAAAATAATCGAAAAATTGATTTGTGGTACCAACAGAATAAAACCATTGAAGTAGATTTCTCCAAACATAAAAAAAAGTTTATTAACATCAATACACCTTGTGATTACGCATCTGTTACCCAACCAAGTAAAATACAAAATACACCTATTTTAGGGTTTTCAGCTTTTAGTGGCACAGGGAAAACCAAACTTATCACTCAGCTTATTGAGCAATTAAAACAGAAAAATATACGCATCGCCCTTGTTAAGCACACACATCACGATTTTGAGATTGATCACCCTGGTAAGGATAGTTACGAATGTTATCATGCAGGTGCAAGTCAGGTGTTAATTAGCTCTGCCAAACATTTTGCTTTGGTTAGTCGTTATCAGCAGCAAGAATCAGATTTATCTTCTTTATTAACACAACTAGACTTAACACAACTAGATTTGATTTTAGTTGAAGGTTTTAAGTATGAAAATATTAAGAAAATAGAATTACAGCGCATTGAATTAAAGCACCCGTCATTATTTGAAAATGATGACAATATTATTGCAATTGCCAGTAACCAAACGAAAATTGAAGGCAATATGCTAATGTTAGATATAAACAATATTGAGAAAATCAGTGATTTTATTTTAGCTTATGCACATTTGTGA
- the nrtP gene encoding Nitrate/nitrite transporter NrtP — translation MEDKLTLFSFKGKYRILHLTWFAFFMSFVVWLSLGPMMPFIREALGLSEQQAKVLLILNVAMTIPARIVVGMLVDKFGPKIMFTSILVLGGLVSIAFSWMQTYEQLALMRFLSGFIGAGFVVGIRMISEWFPAKQTGVAQGIYGGWGNFGSAGAAMTLPFIASSFGGADGWRYAITAASLAAIAYGIFYYFNVSNTPKGSTYFKPKKSGAMEVSSYGDLALYILMNVPLYLALSLMTWKLGDENMITTTVEFTVFAILAGLFVAQAWKTWQVNIGHLKQGVPKQHQYKFKQVAILNWAYFVTFGTELAVVSVLAMFYVDWFALDKITAALLAGIYPFINLFARPGGGWLSDKFGRKIVLMITFAGVTLSFLALGTVEKSWSIYSVIGLTIAGGIFSKAGSGAIFAMVPLIQRRLTGQIAGMTGAFGNVGAVMFLTVNSLVDYDQFFMLISIMSGIVLVLIIVILKEPKGHMTEILDDGTVEIIKLN, via the coding sequence ATGGAAGACAAATTAACTCTGTTTTCATTTAAGGGCAAATATCGGATATTACATCTGACTTGGTTTGCTTTTTTTATGTCATTTGTGGTGTGGCTCAGCCTTGGGCCGATGATGCCGTTTATTCGTGAAGCGTTAGGATTAAGCGAGCAACAAGCCAAAGTTTTGCTGATTTTGAATGTGGCAATGACAATCCCAGCACGCATTGTGGTGGGGATGTTGGTGGATAAATTCGGTCCAAAAATTATGTTCACTTCGATTTTGGTATTGGGCGGATTGGTCTCTATTGCGTTTAGTTGGATGCAAACTTATGAGCAATTAGCGTTAATGCGATTTTTGTCGGGCTTTATTGGTGCGGGTTTTGTGGTCGGTATTCGGATGATTTCGGAGTGGTTCCCTGCAAAACAAACAGGCGTTGCACAAGGTATTTATGGCGGTTGGGGTAACTTTGGTTCTGCGGGTGCGGCGATGACTTTGCCGTTTATTGCCAGTAGTTTTGGTGGGGCTGATGGGTGGCGTTATGCGATTACGGCGGCGAGTTTGGCGGCAATTGCTTACGGAATTTTCTATTATTTCAATGTGAGCAATACGCCAAAGGGTTCCACTTATTTCAAGCCAAAAAAATCAGGGGCAATGGAAGTCAGTAGTTACGGCGATTTGGCGTTATATATTTTGATGAATGTGCCTTTGTATCTCGCTTTGTCGCTAATGACTTGGAAGTTGGGCGATGAAAATATGATTACCACAACGGTAGAGTTCACAGTGTTTGCGATATTAGCAGGGTTGTTTGTTGCACAAGCATGGAAAACTTGGCAGGTGAATATCGGACATTTAAAACAAGGCGTGCCGAAGCAACATCAGTATAAATTTAAGCAAGTAGCTATTTTAAACTGGGCATATTTTGTCACTTTTGGCACAGAATTGGCAGTGGTTTCAGTGTTGGCTATGTTTTATGTCGATTGGTTTGCTTTGGACAAAATCACGGCAGCTCTGTTGGCAGGGATTTATCCATTTATCAATTTATTTGCCCGCCCAGGTGGAGGCTGGTTGAGTGATAAATTTGGTCGGAAGATTGTTTTAATGATTACTTTTGCGGGCGTTACTTTGAGTTTCTTGGCATTAGGCACAGTTGAAAAATCATGGTCTATTTATTCCGTGATTGGATTAACGATTGCAGGCGGTATCTTTTCCAAGGCAGGCTCAGGTGCGATTTTTGCAATGGTGCCGTTGATTCAAAGACGACTCACAGGGCAGATTGCAGGGATGACAGGGGCATTTGGCAATGTCGGTGCGGTGATGTTTTTAACCGTAAATTCTTTGGTGGATTATGACCAATTCTTTATGTTAATCAGTATTATGAGCGGTATTGTATTGGTGCTGATTATCGTGATTTTGAAAGAACCGAAAGGGCATATGACAGAGATTTTAGACGACGGCACAGTGGAAATAATTAAGTTGAATTAA
- the nasD gene encoding Nitrite reductase [NAD(P)H]: MKKLVVVGSGMSAMKVVDEMLKIDPTMYQITIIGAETVLPYNRIMLSPVLSGEKTFDEIKTHDEGYFAQNNIGFKPGCKVTAVDRKAKNVTLMDDKGDTEILDYNRLVLCTGSTPFILPLPGKELEGVVSFRDIYDVEYMKANAKQGKKVAVIGTGLLGLEAANGLNELGFNVTVIGNMDSIMNMQLDPSSGNLLQKVLEEKNIKFKLGAITTTINGSDKVESLTFEDGSTMDTDMVVMSVGIVPNDALAKGIGLQTDRGIIVSDTMMTSDPAIYSVGECIKHRGMSYGLVAPLFEQARVCAEQVCEVSHRMYTGSDISTKLKVSGVDVFSAGEFDNADDEIMCSKDHALNTRKRLSIRDNKLVGAVLFGDSTDGLFYFDLIKKQTDITELRKTLLFGDIGVDAASAGAGGVEKMADDEQVCGCMGVTKGDIVNAVAGGCDSFEAVQESTGCATGCGGCGSVAKQIFSFVSGAELVTKETLCDCTEHSTEEVRAYIRALDSVKTIDEVRTEMGFTNSCEGCGAAINYYLSSQFNDEYVHNDAERPHNEMMHANKQRDGTYSIVPQMQGGLTTPNELKSLAEIAVKYEVPTVKVTGGQRIDLLGIPKENLNDMWDEIAEAGMESGYAYGKATRTCKSCVGTEHCMMGTQDSMGLSVKMEDAVWSHFMPHKFKMGVSGCPRNCAEATIKDFGVICTEKGYEIHVAGACGIRTKACLKDRFFESEADVVEYLKAFVQLYRVEANYLERVMHFEERVGLDYIQSRLNTPEKIKKWADALPKTIKNPWVTTDHRQSA; the protein is encoded by the coding sequence ATGAAAAAATTGGTGGTAGTAGGTTCAGGAATGAGTGCAATGAAAGTGGTTGATGAGATGTTGAAAATTGACCCAACGATGTATCAGATAACGATTATTGGGGCGGAGACGGTGTTGCCTTATAACAGAATTATGTTGTCGCCAGTTTTGTCAGGTGAGAAAACTTTTGATGAAATTAAGACGCATGATGAGGGGTATTTTGCACAGAATAATATCGGTTTTAAGCCAGGGTGCAAGGTAACGGCGGTGGACAGAAAAGCCAAGAATGTGACTTTGATGGATGATAAGGGTGATACAGAGATACTAGATTACAACCGTTTGGTGTTGTGCACGGGTTCGACGCCGTTTATTTTGCCGTTGCCAGGTAAGGAATTAGAAGGGGTGGTGTCGTTTAGAGATATTTACGATGTTGAATATATGAAAGCCAATGCAAAGCAGGGCAAGAAGGTGGCAGTGATTGGCACAGGATTATTGGGGCTTGAGGCGGCGAATGGGCTGAATGAGTTGGGCTTTAATGTTACGGTAATTGGCAATATGGATTCGATTATGAATATGCAATTAGACCCTTCTTCGGGTAATTTATTGCAGAAAGTATTGGAAGAAAAGAACATTAAATTTAAGTTAGGTGCGATTACGACGACGATTAATGGCAGTGATAAAGTTGAGTCACTTACCTTTGAAGATGGCTCGACAATGGATACCGATATGGTGGTAATGTCAGTGGGCATTGTGCCAAATGATGCTTTGGCAAAAGGCATTGGCTTGCAAACGGACAGGGGGATTATTGTCAGCGATACGATGATGACTTCGGACCCTGCGATTTATTCAGTCGGTGAATGTATTAAGCACCGTGGAATGTCGTATGGTTTAGTGGCGCCTTTGTTTGAGCAGGCGCGTGTTTGTGCTGAGCAGGTGTGTGAGGTGTCGCACCGTATGTACACGGGGTCGGATATTTCTACTAAGTTGAAAGTGTCGGGTGTGGATGTGTTTTCAGCGGGTGAGTTTGATAATGCCGATGATGAAATAATGTGTTCAAAAGACCATGCTTTAAATACACGCAAACGCCTCTCTATTCGCGATAATAAGTTGGTGGGTGCGGTGTTGTTTGGCGATTCTACCGATGGATTATTTTATTTTGATTTGATTAAAAAACAAACGGATATTACCGAGTTGCGTAAGACTTTGTTGTTTGGCGATATTGGCGTAGATGCGGCGAGTGCGGGTGCAGGTGGCGTTGAAAAAATGGCAGATGATGAGCAAGTTTGTGGTTGTATGGGTGTGACTAAAGGCGATATTGTTAATGCCGTTGCGGGTGGTTGTGATTCGTTTGAAGCGGTGCAGGAATCCACAGGTTGTGCGACAGGGTGTGGAGGTTGTGGTTCGGTGGCGAAGCAGATATTTAGTTTTGTTTCGGGTGCGGAATTAGTGACCAAAGAGACGCTGTGTGATTGCACCGAGCATTCAACAGAAGAAGTGCGTGCCTATATTAGAGCGTTGGATAGTGTTAAAACCATTGATGAAGTGCGCACGGAAATGGGCTTTACAAATTCTTGTGAGGGCTGTGGCGCGGCGATTAATTATTATTTATCTTCGCAGTTTAATGATGAATATGTGCATAACGATGCCGAACGACCGCATAATGAGATGATGCACGCAAATAAGCAACGAGACGGCACTTATTCTATCGTGCCACAGATGCAAGGCGGTTTGACAACGCCTAACGAACTCAAATCATTAGCAGAAATTGCGGTTAAATATGAAGTGCCGACGGTGAAAGTAACGGGCGGGCAGCGCATTGATTTATTGGGTATTCCTAAGGAAAATCTGAATGATATGTGGGACGAGATTGCCGAGGCTGGAATGGAGTCGGGTTATGCGTATGGCAAGGCGACAAGAACTTGTAAGTCATGCGTTGGCACTGAGCATTGTATGATGGGAACGCAGGATTCTATGGGTTTGTCGGTGAAGATGGAAGATGCCGTTTGGTCGCACTTTATGCCGCATAAATTCAAGATGGGTGTGAGTGGCTGTCCTCGAAACTGTGCGGAAGCAACGATTAAAGATTTTGGTGTGATTTGTACCGAGAAAGGCTATGAAATTCATGTCGCAGGTGCGTGTGGTATTCGCACTAAAGCGTGTTTAAAAGACCGTTTCTTTGAGTCAGAAGCCGATGTAGTTGAATATTTAAAGGCATTTGTGCAGTTATATCGTGTTGAAGCAAACTATTTAGAGCGAGTCATGCATTTTGAGGAAAGAGTCGGTTTGGATTATATTCAGTCGCGATTAAACACCCCTGAAAAGATTAAAAAATGGGCAGATGCTTTGCCTAAAACCATTAAAAATCCGTGGGTAACTACCGACCATAGGCAATCAGCATAA
- the narB gene encoding Nitrate reductase yields the protein MLFGRGQKNPIKITDKKIKEWKYATCGYCSTGCSIEVGFNEEGKAVSSRGVAGADVNRGKLCLKGIMEHELFDSVGRGDKPLIRNHWHEDFAQTNWDEALDASAKGLKAVQEKYGRDSIAIISTGQMLTEEFYTLGKLTRGLIGTNNYDGNTTLCMASAVSGYKRSFGSDGPPGCYEDFEHTDCLIAWGSNLPEQHPIIYWRMKEAQEKRKFPLIVVDPRVTMLAQNADIHLPITPGTDVVLMNALMYVIFDENLQDMHYIEANTNGFEELKAETDKYDPVTASKICGIDEDTIRVVARIFANAGAAMQIWTMGINQSTHGSDGVVGINNLALITGNIGKPGGTSLSITGQCNAMGTREWSSCSGLPNHRFLENEGDREDIAKFWNIDVDFLPKKRGMFQTDIYHAIETGEIKGLWLIATNPLSSLPNTARVRKAMEKLEFCVVQDCYADSESNQYANVFLPAGTWAEKSGVMTNTERRVNLVKPIIEPIGDSKPDFWIFNEMAKRFNTEGKVNFPDTSEAVFEEMKGLSKGRLCDISGMSYDKIEKNNGIQWPYTEENVKNSEPPPQGGKRIYTETATFRYADGKAKLIPLPFVDNNEVPDEKYPIWLNTGRLIEHWHGRTKTGKIANNNKFSPIPFIEINPDLAFDMDIENGHYVRLVSRRSDAIVMAKFTNRVGKNMVFLPFHFHDCANRLTLGLLDPHSRQPAYKQQAIRIEKIKDQKSAAKLSMEMRQF from the coding sequence ATGTTATTTGGACGAGGGCAAAAAAACCCGATAAAAATCACCGATAAAAAAATTAAAGAATGGAAATATGCCACTTGTGGATATTGTTCTACAGGTTGCTCTATTGAAGTTGGCTTTAATGAAGAAGGCAAGGCTGTTTCCTCTCGTGGCGTGGCAGGTGCGGATGTTAATCGAGGAAAATTGTGCCTTAAAGGCATTATGGAGCACGAATTATTTGACTCAGTAGGGCGGGGCGATAAGCCACTCATTCGTAACCATTGGCACGAAGATTTTGCTCAAACTAATTGGGATGAGGCTTTAGATGCCAGCGCCAAAGGCTTGAAAGCAGTGCAAGAAAAATACGGACGCGATTCAATCGCCATCATTTCTACGGGGCAAATGTTAACGGAAGAATTTTATACCTTGGGTAAACTCACCCGTGGATTGATTGGCACCAATAATTATGACGGCAATACCACGCTGTGCATGGCATCAGCCGTATCGGGTTACAAACGCTCGTTTGGCTCCGACGGTCCACCTGGGTGTTATGAGGATTTTGAGCATACAGATTGCTTGATTGCTTGGGGTTCAAACTTACCAGAGCAACACCCGATTATTTATTGGCGCATGAAAGAAGCGCAAGAAAAACGCAAATTTCCACTGATTGTGGTTGACCCACGGGTAACGATGTTGGCACAAAATGCTGATATTCATCTGCCGATTACACCAGGAACGGATGTGGTGCTGATGAATGCGTTGATGTATGTGATTTTTGATGAAAATTTGCAAGATATGCATTATATCGAAGCAAATACCAACGGTTTTGAAGAACTTAAAGCAGAAACGGATAAGTATGACCCAGTAACGGCAAGCAAAATTTGCGGCATTGATGAAGATACTATCCGTGTTGTGGCACGAATTTTTGCCAATGCAGGGGCAGCAATGCAGATTTGGACGATGGGCATTAACCAGTCCACACACGGCTCCGATGGGGTGGTTGGCATTAATAATTTAGCGTTAATTACGGGTAATATTGGCAAACCAGGTGGCACCAGTTTGTCCATTACAGGGCAGTGTAATGCAATGGGGACACGCGAATGGTCAAGTTGTTCGGGTTTGCCAAACCATCGTTTTTTGGAAAATGAAGGCGACCGTGAGGACATTGCAAAATTTTGGAACATTGATGTGGATTTTTTGCCGAAAAAGCGCGGTATGTTTCAAACAGATATTTATCATGCGATTGAAACAGGTGAAATTAAAGGGCTATGGCTGATTGCGACCAATCCACTTTCCTCGTTACCAAACACAGCACGGGTGCGTAAAGCCATGGAAAAATTAGAATTTTGCGTGGTGCAAGATTGCTATGCTGACTCGGAAAGTAACCAATATGCCAATGTATTTTTACCCGCAGGCACTTGGGCGGAAAAATCGGGCGTAATGACCAATACTGAACGCAGAGTGAATTTGGTCAAGCCTATTATTGAGCCGATTGGTGATTCTAAGCCTGATTTTTGGATTTTTAATGAAATGGCAAAACGCTTTAATACCGAAGGCAAAGTGAATTTCCCCGACACTTCAGAAGCGGTGTTTGAAGAAATGAAAGGGCTTTCAAAAGGGCGTTTGTGCGATATTTCGGGAATGAGTTACGACAAAATTGAAAAAAATAACGGCATCCAATGGCCTTATACCGAGGAAAATGTCAAAAATTCAGAACCACCTCCACAGGGCGGTAAGCGTATTTATACCGAAACTGCCACTTTTCGATATGCAGACGGCAAAGCAAAATTAATCCCTTTGCCGTTCGTTGATAACAACGAAGTGCCTGATGAAAAATACCCGATTTGGTTGAATACAGGGCGTTTGATTGAGCATTGGCATGGTCGCACCAAGACGGGAAAAATTGCCAATAATAACAAGTTTAGCCCAATTCCATTTATTGAAATTAACCCAGATTTAGCATTTGATATGGACATTGAAAACGGGCATTATGTGCGTTTGGTGTCGCGTCGTTCGGATGCGATTGTGATGGCAAAATTCACCAATAGGGTGGGTAAAAATATGGTGTTTTTGCCGTTCCATTTTCATGATTGTGCCAATCGTCTAACTTTGGGATTATTAGACCCACACTCTCGCCAACCCGCTTACAAGCAACAAGCGATTAGAATTGAAAAAATTAAAGACCAAAAATCAGCCGCCAAACTCAGCATGGAAATGCGACAATTTTAG
- the tusE_1 gene encoding Sulfurtransferase TusE — MEIDGNNIELDSEGYLTEPDQWTPNTALELAKLENLELTDEHWMILNLMRNFYNEEGVIPDVRHIFKQMGVDLNISKKEAKAKLFTLFPYGYVQQACKISGMRRPRGWSTG; from the coding sequence ATGGAAATAGACGGCAACAACATTGAATTAGACAGCGAAGGATATTTAACCGAACCCGACCAATGGACACCCAACACAGCCCTTGAATTGGCAAAATTAGAAAACCTAGAATTAACCGACGAACACTGGATGATACTCAATTTAATGCGCAATTTCTACAACGAAGAGGGCGTTATCCCCGATGTTCGCCACATTTTCAAACAAATGGGCGTAGATTTAAACATCAGCAAAAAAGAAGCCAAAGCCAAACTATTCACCTTATTCCCCTACGGCTATGTGCAACAAGCCTGCAAAATCTCAGGCATGCGTCGCCCTAGAGGTTGGAGTACGGGTTGA